The Erigeron canadensis isolate Cc75 chromosome 4, C_canadensis_v1, whole genome shotgun sequence genome window below encodes:
- the LOC122594994 gene encoding uncharacterized protein LOC122594994 isoform X2 produces MKILRGRSTAEKNDVPWCLMTKEILESDVYKEMGSTLNLSIVYPDYYLNPLHAYDEGNLSWLAAAEAEAATLTIAKRALPDASSINEAMEIIRGNWLNAMEQHHQQYSGNLSHLHLFLDL; encoded by the exons ATGAAAATTTTGAGAGGCCGAAG CACGGCTGAGAAAAATGATGTACCATGGTGTCTTATGACAAAGGAAATTTTGGAATCAGATGTTTACAAGGAAATGGGGAGCACTTTGAATCTGTCTATAGTATACCCTGACT ATTATCTCAATCCTCTCCATGCATATGATGAAGGCAATCTGTCTTGGCTG GCTGCTGCAGAAGCAGAGGCTGCGACTTTAACAATTGCAAAACGGGCACTACCTGATGCGTCTTCAATCAATGAGGCAATGGAAATTATTCGTGGAAATTGGCTCAATGCTATGGAGCAACATCATCAGCAGTATTCTGGAAACTTAAGCCACCTCCATTTGTTTTTAGATTTGTGA
- the LOC122594994 gene encoding uncharacterized protein LOC122594994 isoform X1: protein MEIILRKLHPRRLNEVYVAAGAPSDHLDDDQSCLPPALSLSPLRIHTDDDDEEEQQQPTTLRTKTRRRRRRITYQPRPPTYDKRTFYSKGTEVSEVYMDSVVKIFAVDENFERPKVGLMTNGNAWFWNRRKCDSVSGLPDWKV from the exons atggagATCATCTTGAGAAAATTACACCCGCGGCGATTAAATGAGGTATATGTTGCAGCAGGGGCACCCTCTGATCATCTTGATGATGATCAGAGTTGTCTTCCTCCTGCTCTTTCACTTTCACCGTTAAGGATACatactgatgatgatgatgaggaggagCAGCAGCAGCCCACAACTCTCAGGACGAAAACAAGAAGAAGACGACGTCGGATAACATATCAGCCGCGGCCGCCCACTTACGATAAGC GTACGTTTTACAGCAAAGGGACAGAGGTTTCCGAGGTTTATATGGATAGTGTGGTTAAAATTTTCGCCGTGGATGAAAATTTTGAGAGGCCGAAGGTTGGTCTAATGACTAATGGTAATGCCTGGTTTTGGAATCGGAGGAAGTGTGATTCAGTGTCGGGTTTACCTGATTGGAAAGTTTAG
- the LOC122594994 gene encoding uncharacterized protein LOC122594994 isoform X3 — protein sequence MTKEILESDVYKEMGSTLNLSIVYPDYYLNPLHAYDEGNLSWLAAAEAEAATLTIAKRALPDASSINEAMEIIRGNWLNAMEQHHQQYSGNLSHLHLFLDL from the exons ATGACAAAGGAAATTTTGGAATCAGATGTTTACAAGGAAATGGGGAGCACTTTGAATCTGTCTATAGTATACCCTGACT ATTATCTCAATCCTCTCCATGCATATGATGAAGGCAATCTGTCTTGGCTG GCTGCTGCAGAAGCAGAGGCTGCGACTTTAACAATTGCAAAACGGGCACTACCTGATGCGTCTTCAATCAATGAGGCAATGGAAATTATTCGTGGAAATTGGCTCAATGCTATGGAGCAACATCATCAGCAGTATTCTGGAAACTTAAGCCACCTCCATTTGTTTTTAGATTTGTGA